From the Ignavibacteriales bacterium genome, the window ATTTTTGTCGTCGGATTGAATGGATTAGGATAATTATTGTAAAGCCTGTATCTGTCCGGTATCTCGCTTCCGGTCTGAAATAGAGTAGTGAGTACAATTGTTTCAACATTTGAAAATGCTGAATTCCCTGCGCCGATAAAGGCATAAACTCTATAATAGTATCGGGTACCATAAACTAATCCGCTTGTATCAATAAAATTGGGTACACCAGCTCCTACGATTCCTACCAGGTCAAAATTTGTCGGCATTCCGACGCTTCTTTCTATTTTAAATCCTTGCTCATTATTCGAATTGTCAAACCAGGACAGGAATATTTGGTTTCCGGAGACCACAGACCCAATAAGATTTGTTGGAGCTGCCGGAGGTTGTGTTCCGCCGTTTGTAGTTCGCTGTATGTCTCCGTTTGGACCGGCTTTCCAGCCGTCAGTCGGAGTTACAAATGAGATTCCGTAAGCCCAGGTTCCGTTTGCTCCTGATGCCCAGGTTGTACTCCCGTTGCCCGTTGTGTAAAATGTACCAACGTCGCCTCCTACATATCCGTAAAGCCCGCCTACAAAATCTACGCACCTTGTAGTATAGGTGTTTCCAAAAAACTGGGGTGTCCACGTTGTTCCGCCATTATCCGTAATATAAAAATTTACGTTTGATCCCGAAAATGTGATCACGGCTTTGTTTGCGTCGACTATGTAAACACTGGTCATGGGTCCGGAGGCGCTTACTGTTTGTGTGAACCAGCTGGATCCGCCATTAGTTGTCTTCCGGATAGTGCTTTGTTCACCTACTGTATAGCCTGTGTTTGCATTAAGGAAGTGAATTGAGTTTAGATTGGATATTGTACCAGCGGATTGTGTGAACCAGTTTATTCCTCCATTTACGGTCTTTATTACCAGACCGTTATCCCCGCATGCAAATACTGTATTAGCATCTACAGCATATATCGAATTCAGATCTATGTTGAATCCGCTTGTAAGTACAAACCAGTTAGTTCCGCCGTTTATGGTCTTACGTAAAACACCAGAATCACCGGCAATGTAACCTGTGTTGCTGTTAACAAAGGAAAGCCCGCGCAAAGTTTGAGACGTGCCTGCCGCTAAAGGTGACCAGTTAAACCCGCCGTTAGTGCTTTTCCTTACGGTGCCTGTTTCACCTACCACATAGCCGGTTGAAAGATCCGTGAATTTTATTCCGTTGAGTGTTTTTGTTGTTCCGCTGTTCTGGTTTATCCAGTATTGGGAATAGGAAGTCGAAAATACTAAAGAAAATAATGCCAGAAAAAATGTAAATAGTTGCTTCATACTATTTACCCCCCTTTTGATTTACCCTTACTATTTCTAAGTTATAAGAAAATTTGTTAATCTACAAGTAACATCTTCAATAATGCAATTAGCATTCCAAAGGAATTAATTATTGGAAATCTATGGTTTATCGTTTTAGCACTATAGTAAATTTCCGTAAGGTGTCAAACTTAAAATTTAACTCTGTATAAATTTAATTTAGTTTAGTATTTTCCTTTATGCCTCACGAATTTATACATCTTCACAATCATACTCATTATTCGCTCCTTGATGCGATTGCAACTGTTGACGGTCTTGTGCAGGCTGCCGTTGATAATAAAATGAAAGCAGTTGCGCTGACCGACCACGGCGTAATGTATGGTGCAATGGAGTTCTATAAAAAATGCCGTAAGAATGATATCAAACCTATCATCGGTTGTGAAGTCTACGTCGCGCAGTCGGGTTCACGTCTTGAGCGCGGTAAAAAAAATGATACCTCTGACGAGGTCCGCTCCGAAAATTCCGACGGTCTTTCTTCTACTAATATTAATTACGCGCACCTTATACTCCTCGCAAAAGATGAGGTTGGTTACCGTAATCTCTTAAAGCTTGTCTCCATTGGGCACACAGAAGGCTTCTATTATAAGCCGCGTATAGATCTTGAAGTATTAAGCCAGTATAATCAGGGACTTGTTGCCACCTCCGCGTGCGCCGGAGGAGTGATTTCCTGCTATATTACCCGAAATGACATGGACATGGCGCGTAAGATGGTTGGACAATACAAAGACATCTTTGGCGATGACTTCTATCTGGAAATTCAAAACCACCTCACTATTGATGCCGAACAGAAAGTTCTGGAGTGGATGCCTAAGCTTGCAAAAGAGTTCGGACTGAAACTGATCGTTACAAACGATTGCCATTACATAAAACCAGAGCATGCCATCGCTCACAATATATATCTGCACATCAGCGCTAAGCAGTCCAAAGTGCAGGACAGTTATGAGATTCTAAACAATCTCCGTTACGGAACTGACCAGGTTTATTTTAAATCCGCGAAAGAGATGTGTGAGCTCTTCCGTGATTATCCTGATGCGATTAAATCAACCCTTGAGGTAACCGAAAAATGTAACCTCGACCTCGATCTGTCTAAAAACCACATGCCCCGTTTTGAGATTCCAAAAGAGGACGAAACCGAAGACCTGGATGAATATCTGAAAAAGCTCTCTTATGAAGGACTGGAAAAAAGGATAAAGAACCCAGGCAAAGATGAGCACGATCGCCTTAATTATGAACTTTCTGTTATAGAAAAAATGGAGTTCGCAGGATACTTCCTTATTGTGCAGGATTTTATTCGTGCCGCTAAGGAGAGAGGAATTCTCGTTGGTCCCGGTAGGGGAAGCGCGGCAGGAAGCCTGGTATGTTATGCCCTGGGCATCACCGATGTAAATCCGCTCGAATACAATCTCCTCTTCGAGCGTTTCCTGAATCCCGAAAGAATATCTATGCCTGATATAGACGTTGATTTTCAGGATGATCGCAGGGATGAAATTATACAATACGCGAAAGAAAAATTTGGCGATAATTCCGTTGCCCAGATAATCACCTTCAATAAACTTGCTCCCCGTGGCGTTCTAAAGGACGTCGGCCGTGTTCTCAATTTCCCGTTCAACGAAATTAATGACCTTACAAAGCATATCCCCATCGTCTTCGGAAAGGTAACACCTCTTACAAGGTGTATGGATGAAGTGGAAGACTTTAAAAACTACTTCAAAAAATCTCCTCCCGATTTAAAAGATGAGAGAAAAAAACTATACGAGTATTCACAGGTTCTTGAAAATCTCAACAAAAATTCCTCCATCCACGCGTCTGGCGTTGTAATTGCTCCGTCTGACGTTGTTGACTATGTACCGCTGTCTAAGGTCACGGGCGAGGAAGATGTCTTCTGCACGCAGTACGATATGAATCAGCTCGAGGATGCCGGGCTCATTAAGATGGACTTCCTTGGGCTCAAAGAATTAAAGGTAATTGGCAGGACTCTCAAACTAGTCAATGATCACCACAATACCGATCTCACAGTCGATAAGATCCCGCTCGATGACGAAAAAACCTATGAACTCTTCGGCTCCGGCTCGACCGTTGGTATATTCCAGTTTTCAAAAAGCAAGATGCGTGAGTATCTCGCAAAGATGAAGCCCAAGAATATCAACGACCTCGCCGCTATGAACGCGCTCTATCGCCCCGGTCCGATGAAGCTTATTCCCGATTTCATAGAAAAACGTTTCGGTCGCAAAGAGGTTACGTACCTTCACCCGCTTATGGAAAACTCCCTAAAGGAAACTTACGGAATTATTGTATTCCAGGAGCAGGTGATGCAGATCGCGCGTGAAGTCGCGGGTTTCACCATGGCGCAGGCTGACAATATGAGAAAAGCCATGGGTAAGAAGATAAAAGCAATGATGGATGAGGTAAAGGTTCACTTCATCAAAGGTGCTGAAGAAAATGGAGTACCTAAAAAGACGGCGGAACAGATCTTCTCTTTAATACTGGATTTTGCCGACTACGGCTTTAATAAATCGCACGGCGTCGCTTACTCGATTTTGGCGTTTTACACCGCGTACCTCAAAACACACTATCCTGTCGAATTCCTTGCCGTCTCCATGGCATGTAGAAAGGACAGTGAGACTGAACTGCAGGAGCTTGCCTTCGAATGCAAAAAAATGAATGTCGATCTTCTCTCTCCAAACATTAATAGTGGCTCGGTTGATTTTACGGTTAAGTATCTCGACGAAGGAGACAAAGTAGGGGAGATTATCTACGGGCTTAGCGCCATAAAAAATGTCGGCGAAAAAGCCGTACAAAACATTGTCGAAGAGCGGGAAGAGAATGGTCCTTATAAGAGCTTTGTGGACTTCCTTAAACGAGTAGATTTACGGCTTGTAAACCGTAAAACACTTGAAGGGCTTATCTTTGCCGGGGCTTTTGACGATATCGAACCCAACCGTAATAAGCTCTATTCAAATCTTGAGCGTACCGTCGCCTATGCGCAGAGATATAAGACCCTCCCCGAATCACAGGGGCAGGAAGGTCTCTTTACTATGGGTAAAGGTGGTAACGAATACGAAGATAGTTTCATTCTCGGCGATGCGCCGGAGTTTGAAAAAGTGGAAAAATATATACGCGAAAAATCTGCCATTGGCTTTTATCTTACGGGACATCCGCTGGAGAACTATAAAGAGGAGATTTCTCTCTTCACCAACCTCGATTTCGGTGTTGATGTTAATGAACTCGACTTCAATTCCCTTGGTACTGTAAAGGTCTGCGGGGTTATTTCCAATTTCCAGCCCAGGATATCTAAACGTGGCAAAAAATTCGCTACTTTTGACCTTATTGACACATACGGCTCAGCGGAATGTATCGCTTTTGAGAGTATTATTGTACAGTCCGGTAATTTTTTAAAAAATGATTCTGTTGTATATGTTACCGGCAGAGCTGACGAGAACGGAGATTCGATAAAACTTGTTATAGAGGATATATTCCCAATGACCCAGCTTAGAGAAAGGCTGGGCAGTTATGCCCTCATAAAGCTCAATGATAAAGAAGATGATGTTTTTGAGAAACTTGAGAAAATAAAATCCGTAGTATCAGAATACCCGGGAAATTGTTTTTTATACTTTAGAGTAAAAAACAACGGCTCCTATCAGGACTGGAAATCCCGTGAATTTAAGCTTAAACTCTCTGAGGATTTAATTTCCAACTTGAAAGAAATTGTTGGGGAGAGTAATTTAGAAATAAATTAAAAATTGAAAGGATTCTACAAATGGCATTAATGGAAATCACTGATGGTAATTTCGAAACTGAAGTTAGAAATTCCGATAAACCTGTGTTGATCGATTTTTGGGCAGTATGGTGCGGACCATGTAAAATGATCGCTCCTATCGTTGAAGAGATTGCGACCGAGTATGATGGACAAGTAAAAGTCGGTAAGCTTGACGTTGATAATAATCAGCAGGTAGCAATGGAGTTTGGTATTAGAAGTATCCCAACACTTTTGATCTTCAAAGGCGGGCAGGTAGTTGACCAGATAGTCGGCGCAGTTCCAAAAGATCATATTATTGGTAAGCTTAGCGCTCACCTTAATTAACTTTACCCTAACCATAAAACCGGAGCTATGATGATCACTCTATTTAGGAGTATTTTCCTCGTTTTACTTTGTACGTCACTTTTGACCTTATCCTCCTGTGGTAAAAAAGATACTACTTCTTCAGGAGATAAAGAATCAACCGAGAATAGTAAATCCGAAGATGAAGGAAACGATGGTAGCTCGAGTGGCGATATTGATATGTCTACCGGGAAGTTCATGATTGAATACGCGATGGAAGGTCCTAAAATGAGCGGTACGATGACACTGTATAGAATGGGTGAGAATTTTAAGACAATTATGGAGGGCAACTTCGGTGGAATGGAAGGCGGTGAAAGTGTTGCGCTCTATAAAGATCCTTATGTTTATTCCGTTACCAATATCGGCGGTAAGAAAACCGGCATCAAGATGAAAGTAGATGAATATAAGAAGGATGAGAAGAATTTCGACATGAAAGATATTGAGGAACAATTGGATAAATATAAAAAGATCGGGACGGAAGAGATACTTGGCAAAGAATGCGAGATATATGACATGGGTAACGGTAGTACGATTTCTGTTTATGATAAAAAAGCCGTCCTGCGCATGAAATCAAAAGAGATGACTATAACCGCTACCAAAATGAATGACGGTTCCGGTATTTCTGCATCTGACTTTGATGTTCCAACGGATGTCGAGTTCATTGATATGGAAGATATGATGAAGGGCATGAAAAATCTTAAAAGCCTCGAAAAGCTTAAAGACATGAAAATGCCCGGCAAATAAATAAACTTTTAAATGTCGTGACAAACAAAACCCCGGTTCTCCCGGGGTTTTTGTTTTAAAATCCCCTCCGACGGAGGGGTGGTCCCGATTTATCGGGAACGGGGTGGGTTCCCACGGTAAATTTCCTACCACGCCGTCAGGCGAAAGGCCGAAAAAGCGTTGTCATTCCCGCGAAAGCGGGAATCCAGACCTTTGCTGTGATCGTTGCTAGAAGCTAAATTCGGTCTCAACATTATATGCGATTTACATCTGGCGGTGCATTTTGCTTCTTTTGTGCAAGCAAAAGAAGGGATGAGAAAACCATTTATTTACACCGATAGGCAAGAAGTAAATTTACAATTTCTCCTTTACTTCAGATTCGAATATGTGTGAAATTTCCTTGAATGATTTCCAAAATCTCACCACCTTACCCTATGCACAAAATATATTGGTACGGGTTCAAACGCCAGCTGATCGAGTTTTATCAGCTCTTGCGCTCGGAAAACATTATAGACTGTGACATTGATGAGTTTTTCTCACATTTTACGGGTAAGAAGCTCGCTATCGAGGATGACTATACCTCTAAGATAAAATGGCAGGGAAGTGCTGAATCGATGCAGATTATTATAGACCACCTTGCCGGAATGAGATTTTTGCAGGGTGAAGATACAAATCTAAAGATATTCCAATCGCATTTTCGTGTTACCCCGGAGCCGAACAGGGTGAGGCAAAAGCTTTTACAGAAGAAACTCGAATTTTTATTTCCCGCAACATCCGGCTACAGGTGCAAGGAAAGGCTATTCTACAAAGCAAGAAACAAAGAAGAAAGCATGTCAAAACTGCTAAACGATCTTGAAATTGTACCTAAGTAAGGTTGGGAATTTTACTCTATTTTAAAATAATACCAGTTGTCAGTAATCTTTTTAACTATTGATGTAGACGGGATTCCAGTAATTTTTGTTCCTATTTTATCCAAATAAAGCAAACCCTGACTGTACATAATATCTATTTTTACAATATCACCTTCGGTATTCTTTTCTATTCCGAAAATTTCTAATTCAAAGAGAAAATCTTTTAAATTCAGAAACAGGTTTATGTCAATTGAATTATTATCTAAAAAAGATGCAAAGGATTTACCTTCATTTATAATACTATTGATATTATTTTTTTTCCAAAAATCAATTTCCGACATATTAAGAATTGTAATTCGAAACATTCCATTCTTAGCAACAATATCATAAACAACTTCATAAGAAAAATACTTTCTAGAAATATCTATTAAAGATTTTTGATTCAGGAATTTTCTTGCAATTTCGTTAAATCTAGATTCATTATTAACTAATATTTCTTTGGCATCATCATAAGATACCTCAAGTTTCTTGTGCCTGGAACTACAACTGAAAAAAAATAATGATAGTAAAACTAATGTTAGGTAATACTTAATTTGACTTTTCATTTTTCGATCATTTGTCATTCCCCGATTATCTTCACCAGCACTCTCTTTTTCCTCTTCCCGTCGAACTCCCCGTAAAATATCTGCTCCCACGGTCCGAAATCCAGCTCCCCGTCCGTTACGGCCACTACCACTTCTCGACCCATTATCGTCCTTTTTAGATGCGCGTCGGCATTATCCTCGTATCCGTTGTGCTTATATTGTGAATGCGGTTTCTCCGGGGCGAGTTTCTCCAGCCATGCCTCATAATCCTGGTGCAGTCCGCTCTCATCATCATTTATGAATACGCTTGCCGTAATGTGCATCGCATTACAAAGTACGAGCCCCTCCTTGATCCCGCTTTCCTGTACGCATCTCTCCACATCCGGCGTAATATTGATCAGTTCTCTCCGCTTCTTGACCTCAAACCAAAGCTCTTTTCTGTATGATTTCATATGTAAGATTTTTTCTATATAATAAATCTTTAAACTTAATATTTAAACTCATTCCAAAACTCCGCCTACAGGTGAAGAGTTACTCCGCCATTATGGAAATCGGCGTGAAGAAATTACCCGGCTTCAAACGTTCTCCGATGAAATCGGAGACGGACGGGTACTGTCTGAGCGAGCGTCTAACTTTCTGATCGTATAGTGAGCGAGTTTAGCCGTCTGAGTGCAGAACACGGGTAATTTTAGCCGATTTACATCTGGCGGTGCATTTTGCTTCTTTTGTGCAAGCAAAAGAAGGGATGAGAAAACGATCTGTCATGCCGATAGGCAAGTATTTTCCCTTCAGGCAATGTCCATCCCAAAATTATTCAATCCCATCTAAGATCCATTCTCCCTATTTTTATATAAACCCGCAAAATGAGCCCAAAGCAAAAAAAGAAGCTCATCATACTTGGTTCCGGCTTTGCCGCTTACGGTGTTATTAAAAAGATCGACCTCGATTCCTATGACGTTGTAAATATCAGCCCCCGAAATCACTTCCTTTTTACTCCGCTCCTTCCCAGTACAACAGTTGGTACGATAGCTTTCCGCAGTATTATCGAACCCATACGTTCCTTACGAAAAGTCCGCTTTTTCATGGGTGAATGCCTCAGTATTGATCATCAGAATAAAAAAGTAAAATGTTTGGATAAGGATTCCGGCGAAAAGTTCGATATGGATTATGACTATCTTATCATCGGGGTAGGTGAGATCACGAATACTTTCGGCATCGAGGGTGTGAAAAAATACGCTTACTTCCTGCGTGAACTTAGCGACGCACGAAAGATACGTGTTAAAATAATCGACTGCTTCGAGGATGCGAACCTGCCCGGCTTGAGTGAAGATGAGATCCGGGACAAACTCCGTTTCGTTATCTGCGGGGGAGGACCTACCGGTGTGGAGTTCGCTGCTGAATTAAATGACCTTCTGGAAGAGGATATCAAAAAGAAATATCCCGGTCTCCTCCAGTATACCGAGATCATCCTCGTTGACGCGGCGCAAAAAATACTCAGCTCGTTTAGTCAAAAGCTCAGTGAGTACGCGATGAAAGTCTTCAACCGTGCCAAGATTGACCTCAAAATGAATTCCATTGTAACCGACGTGCAAAAGGATTGCCTGACTTTGAAAGACGGCACTATAATTAAATACTCCATGCTGGTTTGGGCAACAGGCAATACCGCGCTTCCTTTCGTAAAGGACACACCATTCGAGAAAGATAAGAATGGCAAGATTATAACGGACAATTACTTCAGAGTCCCGGGATATGACGGGATCTTTGCGGTCGGCGACTGTTCTGAAATTAAAGACAAACCTCTCCCCGCAACAGCACAGGTTGCACAGCGTGAAGGATATTTCATCGCAAAATACCTGAACAAAATTGCAAAAGGGAAGGAGTGCGGCCCCTTCCGGTATAAAAATCTTGGAATGCTGGCTTATATTGGAAGTAATAAGGCGCTTGCTGATACTCCCCAGTTCAAAGGCTCCGGTTTTAATACATGGATCTTCTGGCGAAGTGCTTATCTGACAAAACTCGTCGGACTCCGAAATAAGATACATGTCTTGTTCGACTGGATAATGACCTCCGTATTCGGCCGCGACCTCAGCAACTTCTAACTCCTCTTTATCATTCGTGATAATTTGTGGTATAAATCTTTTTTAAATTTTCCTTATAT encodes:
- a CDS encoding T9SS type A sorting domain-containing protein; the encoded protein is MKQLFTFFLALFSLVFSTSYSQYWINQNSGTTKTLNGIKFTDLSTGYVVGETGTVRKSTNGGFNWSPLAAGTSQTLRGLSFVNSNTGYIAGDSGVLRKTINGGTNWFVLTSGFNIDLNSIYAVDANTVFACGDNGLVIKTVNGGINWFTQSAGTISNLNSIHFLNANTGYTVGEQSTIRKTTNGGSSWFTQTVSASGPMTSVYIVDANKAVITFSGSNVNFYITDNGGTTWTPQFFGNTYTTRCVDFVGGLYGYVGGDVGTFYTTGNGSTTWASGANGTWAYGISFVTPTDGWKAGPNGDIQRTTNGGTQPPAAPTNLIGSVVSGNQIFLSWFDNSNNEQGFKIERSVGMPTNFDLVGIVGAGVPNFIDTSGLVYGTRYYYRVYAFIGAGNSAFSNVETIVLTTLFQTGSEIPDRYRLYNNYPNPFNPTTKIKFDLPGNAFVNIKVYDMSGQEVDEIVNSQLNAGSYEVNYDGGKLSSGVYFYRISAGDFTETKKMMLIK
- the dnaE gene encoding DNA polymerase III subunit alpha; amino-acid sequence: MPHEFIHLHNHTHYSLLDAIATVDGLVQAAVDNKMKAVALTDHGVMYGAMEFYKKCRKNDIKPIIGCEVYVAQSGSRLERGKKNDTSDEVRSENSDGLSSTNINYAHLILLAKDEVGYRNLLKLVSIGHTEGFYYKPRIDLEVLSQYNQGLVATSACAGGVISCYITRNDMDMARKMVGQYKDIFGDDFYLEIQNHLTIDAEQKVLEWMPKLAKEFGLKLIVTNDCHYIKPEHAIAHNIYLHISAKQSKVQDSYEILNNLRYGTDQVYFKSAKEMCELFRDYPDAIKSTLEVTEKCNLDLDLSKNHMPRFEIPKEDETEDLDEYLKKLSYEGLEKRIKNPGKDEHDRLNYELSVIEKMEFAGYFLIVQDFIRAAKERGILVGPGRGSAAGSLVCYALGITDVNPLEYNLLFERFLNPERISMPDIDVDFQDDRRDEIIQYAKEKFGDNSVAQIITFNKLAPRGVLKDVGRVLNFPFNEINDLTKHIPIVFGKVTPLTRCMDEVEDFKNYFKKSPPDLKDERKKLYEYSQVLENLNKNSSIHASGVVIAPSDVVDYVPLSKVTGEEDVFCTQYDMNQLEDAGLIKMDFLGLKELKVIGRTLKLVNDHHNTDLTVDKIPLDDEKTYELFGSGSTVGIFQFSKSKMREYLAKMKPKNINDLAAMNALYRPGPMKLIPDFIEKRFGRKEVTYLHPLMENSLKETYGIIVFQEQVMQIAREVAGFTMAQADNMRKAMGKKIKAMMDEVKVHFIKGAEENGVPKKTAEQIFSLILDFADYGFNKSHGVAYSILAFYTAYLKTHYPVEFLAVSMACRKDSETELQELAFECKKMNVDLLSPNINSGSVDFTVKYLDEGDKVGEIIYGLSAIKNVGEKAVQNIVEEREENGPYKSFVDFLKRVDLRLVNRKTLEGLIFAGAFDDIEPNRNKLYSNLERTVAYAQRYKTLPESQGQEGLFTMGKGGNEYEDSFILGDAPEFEKVEKYIREKSAIGFYLTGHPLENYKEEISLFTNLDFGVDVNELDFNSLGTVKVCGVISNFQPRISKRGKKFATFDLIDTYGSAECIAFESIIVQSGNFLKNDSVVYVTGRADENGDSIKLVIEDIFPMTQLRERLGSYALIKLNDKEDDVFEKLEKIKSVVSEYPGNCFLYFRVKNNGSYQDWKSREFKLKLSEDLISNLKEIVGESNLEIN
- the trxA gene encoding thioredoxin, with product MALMEITDGNFETEVRNSDKPVLIDFWAVWCGPCKMIAPIVEEIATEYDGQVKVGKLDVDNNQQVAMEFGIRSIPTLLIFKGGQVVDQIVGAVPKDHIIGKLSAHLN
- a CDS encoding YjbQ family protein: MKSYRKELWFEVKKRRELINITPDVERCVQESGIKEGLVLCNAMHITASVFINDDESGLHQDYEAWLEKLAPEKPHSQYKHNGYEDNADAHLKRTIMGREVVVAVTDGELDFGPWEQIFYGEFDGKRKKRVLVKIIGE
- a CDS encoding FAD-dependent oxidoreductase is translated as MSPKQKKKLIILGSGFAAYGVIKKIDLDSYDVVNISPRNHFLFTPLLPSTTVGTIAFRSIIEPIRSLRKVRFFMGECLSIDHQNKKVKCLDKDSGEKFDMDYDYLIIGVGEITNTFGIEGVKKYAYFLRELSDARKIRVKIIDCFEDANLPGLSEDEIRDKLRFVICGGGPTGVEFAAELNDLLEEDIKKKYPGLLQYTEIILVDAAQKILSSFSQKLSEYAMKVFNRAKIDLKMNSIVTDVQKDCLTLKDGTIIKYSMLVWATGNTALPFVKDTPFEKDKNGKIITDNYFRVPGYDGIFAVGDCSEIKDKPLPATAQVAQREGYFIAKYLNKIAKGKECGPFRYKNLGMLAYIGSNKALADTPQFKGSGFNTWIFWRSAYLTKLVGLRNKIHVLFDWIMTSVFGRDLSNF